One segment of Bacillus alkalisoli DNA contains the following:
- a CDS encoding cell wall elongation regulator TseB-like domain-containing protein, which yields MKKWIIIILVVALIIFLWQVISIYQSTISPLNSEKEYAGEIVKNKTEIQTIQAVDVYNGTNVYHIVSGTNANNEQLIAWLNEEDEVVLMKKAVEGIKKEEVLQFLNTNRTPKKIISITLAMEKNIPLWEVKFTDTDDRYHFYYIKFDDGEFFQRISF from the coding sequence ATGAAAAAATGGATAATCATAATACTTGTAGTAGCTCTTATAATTTTTTTATGGCAAGTTATTTCTATTTATCAATCCACCATTTCACCTTTGAATAGTGAAAAAGAATATGCTGGAGAGATTGTAAAAAATAAGACAGAAATCCAAACAATACAAGCTGTAGACGTATATAATGGAACGAATGTATACCACATTGTAAGTGGGACGAACGCTAACAATGAACAACTCATTGCATGGCTTAACGAAGAAGACGAAGTAGTTCTTATGAAAAAGGCCGTTGAAGGTATTAAAAAAGAAGAAGTACTTCAATTTTTAAATACAAATCGAACACCTAAAAAAATAATATCCATCACACTTGCAATGGAAAAAAACATTCCGTTATGGGAAGTGAAATTCACAGATACCGATGATCGATATCATTTTTATTATATTAAGTTTGATGATGGGGAATTTTTCCAAAGGATTTCTTTTTAA
- a CDS encoding pyridoxal phosphate-dependent aminotransferase — MNLAKRVSTLTPSTTLEITAKAKELKDAGHDVIGLGAGEPDFNTPEHILDAAKKAMDEGLTKYTPSGGLPALKKSIISKLNTDQGITYKPSEIIVCSGAKHALYTLFQVILDEGDEVIIPTPYWVSYPEQVKLAEGVPVYVEGKEENGFKITPEQLKQTITSKTKAVIINSPSNPTGMIYSKDELEALGQICLEHNILIISDEIYEKLLYDGNTHVSIAQISEHLRQQTIIINGVSKSHSMTGWRIGYAAGNATIIKAMTNLASHSTSNPTSIAQYATIAAYDGPQDAVEEMRQAFEQRLNIIFEKLNQIPGFRCLKPQGAFYLYPHALEAAKIAGFEDVDTFAKALLEEEKVALIPGSGFGTPDYVRLSYATSLDQLEKAVERIAAYMNKVTTR; from the coding sequence ATGAATTTAGCAAAGCGAGTGTCAACGTTAACACCTTCAACAACTTTAGAAATAACGGCTAAAGCAAAAGAATTAAAAGATGCTGGTCATGACGTAATCGGTTTAGGAGCAGGGGAGCCTGACTTTAATACGCCAGAACATATTTTAGATGCTGCCAAAAAAGCAATGGATGAAGGATTAACAAAATATACGCCATCAGGTGGATTACCAGCATTAAAGAAATCAATTATTTCAAAATTAAATACGGACCAAGGGATCACGTATAAGCCATCAGAAATTATCGTATGTTCTGGAGCAAAACATGCTTTATATACGTTGTTCCAAGTTATTTTAGATGAAGGCGATGAAGTAATCATCCCTACGCCATACTGGGTTAGCTATCCTGAACAAGTGAAACTAGCAGAAGGTGTGCCTGTATATGTAGAAGGTAAGGAAGAGAACGGGTTTAAAATTACACCAGAACAACTAAAGCAGACAATAACTTCTAAAACGAAGGCAGTTATTATTAACTCACCAAGTAATCCTACTGGTATGATTTACTCGAAGGATGAGCTGGAAGCGTTAGGTCAAATTTGTTTAGAGCATAACATTTTAATTATTTCAGATGAAATTTACGAAAAGCTTTTATATGATGGCAATACACATGTATCGATTGCTCAAATTTCTGAACACTTACGTCAACAAACAATCATCATTAATGGGGTATCAAAATCGCATTCAATGACAGGATGGAGAATTGGTTATGCTGCAGGAAATGCTACTATTATTAAAGCAATGACGAACCTTGCAAGCCACAGTACATCCAACCCAACATCTATTGCACAATACGCAACTATTGCAGCATATGATGGGCCTCAAGATGCAGTAGAAGAAATGCGCCAAGCATTTGAGCAACGTTTAAACATTATTTTTGAAAAGTTAAATCAAATTCCAGGCTTCCGTTGTCTAAAACCACAAGGTGCATTTTACCTTTATCCACACGCGTTAGAAGCGGCAAAGATAGCTGGCTTTGAAGATGTCGATACTTTCGCAAAAGCATTGTTAGAAGAAGAAAAAGTGGCTTTAATTCCTGGTTCAGGCTTCGGAACTCCTGACTACGTAAGACTTTCATACGCAACATCATTAGACCAACTAGAAAAAGCAGTAGAGCGAATTGCTGCTTACATGAATAAAGTGACAACAAGATAA